From a region of the Williamsia phyllosphaerae genome:
- the heR gene encoding heliorhodopsin HeR → MSNTRENSPSPEVADGVSDEALSGLRRWNIGLTVLHAAQAVVVLVLGGGFAITVTSSFPTGPPGAATPGPSDLFDVSISLAIAVFLFLAAADHLLTASVFRGVYEADLRRGINRFRWIEYSVSASIMIVLIGFYFGVTSISSVVAVIGANVAMILFGWLQERANPPGRTETTMLPFWFGTVAGSAPWIVIVINFVGAGSRVPSFVIGIFVSLLIFFSTFAVNQWLQYREIGPWKSYAFGEKTYLVLSLVAKSLLAWQIFGGSLAS, encoded by the coding sequence ATGTCGAACACGCGTGAGAACAGTCCATCCCCGGAGGTCGCCGACGGGGTGAGCGACGAGGCACTGAGTGGATTGCGGCGCTGGAACATCGGGCTCACGGTGCTGCATGCGGCGCAGGCCGTGGTGGTCCTCGTGCTCGGCGGCGGATTCGCGATCACGGTGACGTCGTCGTTCCCGACGGGTCCGCCGGGCGCTGCCACCCCCGGGCCCTCGGATCTGTTCGATGTCTCCATCTCGCTCGCGATAGCGGTGTTCCTGTTCCTCGCCGCTGCTGATCACCTGCTGACGGCATCGGTGTTCCGCGGGGTGTACGAGGCGGATCTACGTCGCGGCATCAACCGCTTCCGGTGGATCGAGTACTCCGTGAGCGCCTCGATCATGATCGTGCTCATCGGCTTCTACTTCGGGGTCACCAGCATCTCCTCGGTGGTGGCCGTGATCGGCGCCAATGTCGCGATGATCCTCTTCGGATGGCTGCAGGAACGGGCGAATCCGCCCGGCCGGACCGAGACCACCATGCTGCCCTTCTGGTTCGGAACCGTCGCCGGGTCCGCGCCGTGGATCGTCATCGTGATCAATTTCGTCGGCGCGGGCAGCCGGGTTCCGTCTTTCGTCATCGGGATCTTCGTGTCGCTGCTGATCTTCTTCTCCACGTTCGCGGTGAACCAGTGGCTGCAATACCGCGAGATCGGCCCGTGGAAGAGCTACGCCTTCGGCGAGAAGACCTATCTGGTTCTCAGTCTCGTCGCCAAATCACTGCTGGCGTGGCAGATTTTCGGCGGCTCGCTCGCGTCCTGA
- the sucC gene encoding ADP-forming succinate--CoA ligase subunit beta, which produces MDLFEYQAKELFAKHEVPTSAGRVTDTVAGATQIAEEIGKPVMVKAQVKVGGRGKAGGVKYSKDVAEATANAESILGLDIKGHVVKKLLVAEASDIAEEYYISFLLDRTNRTYLAMCSVEGGVEIEVTAEENPDALARIPVDAVKGVDLAFAREIAEAGKLPAEVLDAAANTIQKLWEVFINEDALLVEVNPLVRTPDDQILALDGKVTLDANADFRQEGHAEFEDKDATDPLEQKAKENDLNYVKLDGQVGIIGNGAGLVMSTLDVVAYAGEKHGGVKPANFLDIGGGASAEVMAAGLDVILGDEQVKSVFVNVFGGITSCDAVANGIVGALKKLGDDANKPLVVRLDGNKVDEGRAILADANHPLVTLAETMDSGADKAAELASK; this is translated from the coding sequence GGCCGGCCGTGTTACCGACACGGTTGCCGGGGCAACACAGATCGCCGAGGAAATCGGCAAGCCGGTGATGGTCAAGGCTCAGGTCAAGGTCGGCGGCCGCGGCAAGGCCGGCGGCGTCAAGTACTCCAAGGACGTCGCGGAGGCCACCGCCAACGCCGAGTCGATCCTCGGACTCGACATCAAGGGCCACGTCGTCAAGAAGCTTCTCGTCGCCGAGGCCAGCGACATCGCGGAGGAGTACTACATCTCCTTCCTGCTCGACCGCACCAACCGCACCTACCTCGCCATGTGCTCGGTCGAGGGTGGCGTCGAGATCGAGGTGACCGCCGAGGAGAACCCGGACGCGCTCGCCCGCATCCCCGTCGACGCCGTCAAGGGTGTCGACCTCGCCTTCGCGCGCGAGATCGCCGAGGCAGGCAAGCTGCCCGCCGAGGTCCTCGACGCCGCGGCCAACACCATCCAGAAGCTGTGGGAGGTCTTCATCAACGAAGACGCCCTCCTCGTCGAGGTGAACCCGCTGGTTCGTACCCCCGACGACCAGATCCTCGCGCTCGACGGCAAGGTCACCCTCGACGCGAACGCCGACTTCCGCCAGGAGGGTCACGCCGAGTTCGAGGACAAGGACGCGACCGATCCCCTGGAGCAGAAGGCCAAGGAGAACGACCTCAACTACGTCAAGCTCGACGGACAGGTCGGCATCATCGGCAACGGCGCCGGGCTGGTCATGTCGACCCTCGACGTCGTCGCGTACGCCGGCGAGAAGCACGGCGGCGTCAAGCCCGCCAACTTCCTCGACATCGGTGGCGGCGCGTCGGCCGAGGTCATGGCCGCCGGTCTCGACGTCATCCTGGGCGACGAGCAGGTCAAGAGTGTCTTCGTCAACGTCTTCGGTGGCATCACCTCGTGTGACGCGGTCGCCAACGGCATCGTCGGCGCGCTGAAGAAGCTCGGCGACGATGCGAACAAGCCCCTCGTGGTGCGACTCGACGGCAACAAGGTCGACGAAGGCCGCGCGATCCTCGCCGACGCCAACCACCCGCTGGTGACGCTCGCCGAGACCATGGACTCCGGCGCCGACAAGGCCGCCGAACTGGCGAGCAAGTAG
- the sucD gene encoding succinate--CoA ligase subunit alpha — translation MSIFLNKDSKVIVQGITGGEGTKHTALMLKAGTQVVGGVNARKAGTTVSHDGGVELPVFETVSEAIEKTGADVSIAFVPPKFAKDAIIEAIDAEIPLLVVITEGIPVQDSAYAWAYNKSKGEKTRIIGPNCPGIITPGESLVGITPANIAGKGEIGLVSKSGTLTYQMMYELRDIGFSTAIGIGGDPVIGTTHIDAIEAFEKDPDTKVIVMIGEIGGDAEERAADYIKANVTKPVVGYVAGFTAPEGKTMGHAGAIVSGSSGTAQAKKDALEAAGVKVGKTPSETADLAREIYKGL, via the coding sequence ATGTCGATTTTTCTGAACAAGGACTCCAAGGTCATCGTCCAGGGCATCACCGGCGGCGAGGGCACCAAGCACACCGCGCTGATGCTCAAGGCCGGTACCCAGGTCGTCGGTGGCGTCAACGCCCGTAAGGCAGGCACCACGGTCAGCCATGACGGCGGCGTCGAGCTGCCGGTCTTCGAGACCGTCTCCGAGGCCATCGAGAAGACCGGCGCGGATGTCTCCATCGCGTTCGTGCCGCCGAAGTTCGCCAAGGACGCCATCATCGAGGCGATCGACGCGGAGATCCCGCTGCTGGTCGTCATCACCGAGGGCATCCCGGTGCAGGACAGCGCGTACGCCTGGGCCTACAACAAGTCCAAGGGCGAGAAGACCCGGATCATCGGGCCCAACTGCCCCGGCATCATCACCCCCGGCGAGTCGCTGGTGGGCATCACGCCCGCCAACATCGCGGGCAAGGGTGAGATCGGTCTGGTCTCGAAGTCGGGCACCCTGACCTACCAGATGATGTACGAGCTGCGCGACATCGGCTTCTCGACCGCCATCGGCATCGGCGGTGACCCGGTCATCGGGACCACCCACATCGACGCCATCGAGGCGTTCGAGAAGGATCCCGACACCAAGGTCATCGTGATGATCGGCGAGATCGGTGGCGACGCCGAGGAGCGTGCCGCAGACTACATCAAGGCCAACGTCACCAAGCCCGTCGTCGGCTACGTCGCGGGCTTCACCGCGCCGGAGGGCAAGACCATGGGCCACGCCGGCGCGATCGTGTCCGGCAGCTCGGGTACCGCCCAGGCCAAGAAGGACGCGCTCGAGGCCGCAGGCGTCAAGGTCGGCAAGACGCCGTCCGAGACCGCCGACCTCGCTCGCGAGATCTACAAGGGCCTGTAA
- a CDS encoding mycothiol transferase — MVPSATTLLGLVRHITFAERVWFDQDISGRSREEIGLPESVEDSWVLAPEDTIASIQAAHRQACDESRRVAATLDLDTKVRVRTPHPLWTTYLHLLRELAQHCGHAEILREQILAAR, encoded by the coding sequence CTGGTGCCGTCGGCGACCACGCTGCTCGGGCTCGTCCGCCACATCACCTTTGCCGAGCGGGTGTGGTTCGACCAGGACATCAGCGGACGCTCCCGGGAGGAGATCGGGTTGCCGGAGTCGGTCGAGGACTCCTGGGTGCTCGCGCCCGAGGACACCATCGCCTCGATCCAGGCCGCGCACCGGCAGGCCTGCGACGAATCACGCCGGGTGGCAGCCACATTGGACCTCGACACCAAGGTGCGCGTGCGGACACCGCATCCGCTGTGGACGACTTATCTGCATCTGCTGCGGGAGCTGGCCCAGCACTGCGGGCACGCCGAGATCCTGCGCGAGCAGATACTCGCCGCGCGCTGA
- a CDS encoding indolepyruvate ferredoxin oxidoreductase family protein has protein sequence MTLTSDRRNDDVSHSGSTEASDPQTFSLENRYTRDDGTIYLSGIQALVRMVRDRARLDRRSGLRTASFISGYEGSPLAGYDLEIARRTKHLAPFDITHRPALNEELAATSVMGSQVAARVGHLAADADGQMRDGVVGYWYGKAPGLDRASDALRHANLIGTHHRGGAVALVGDDPGAKSSTVPCASEMALADLYMPILYPADSQDILDMGIHAAMMSRVSGLWTSMKISAHVADGASTAIVSPDRIVPVYGDLGDSPHIPSGKLLGANLMELEQNQLTIRKPRAEEYARLNRLNRIVARTGDDRIGIVAAGKTYLDVREALRLIGIGDDELGALGIRILKLGMVYPFERQILDEFVSGLDEVIVVEEKRDFIETMMRDMLFRRPDAPAIVGKTNEDSSTLFSRFGELDIDAVTRGLAGRLARHHAVPAATDWLDRMSRRRTRIELPLAVRSPYFCSGCPHNSSTKVADDTLVGAGIGCHAMVLLMDPAQVGDVTGVTQMGGEGAQWLGMAPFLTEKHFVQNVGDGTFMHSASLALRYAVASGENITYKLLFNGTVAMTGGQDAVGGRGLVDLTSLLLAEGVSRVVVTTDDPVRTRSLGLPGGVSVRHRDDTLDVQTELAAVPGVTVLVHDQFCAAEKRRKRKRGAYPVPTQRVMINERICEGCGDCGEKSNCLSVHPVSTEFGRKTRIDQSSCNLDFSCLKGDCPSFVTVTPGTGTKVRRVVADIGADSIAEPAHRRGTANGFSLRVTGIGGTGVVTVSQVIATAAVLDGNDARTVDMTGLAQKGGAVVSDVKVAPARTGAGGVEQAAKIAAGQCDLYLSCDPLVGADPVNLKVAGPDKTTAVVSTSAIPTGAMVVDTSVGFPSQEQIHDAVDHATQRTVYLDPAALSTNLFGDEQYANMLMVGAAYQTGALAISADALERAIDLNGVAVAANLQAFRRGRQVIADAGAVEDAIAAVHPTVAAAEPSAIAKSMIAPLGTLDGEVRAVLLRRVDELIAYQDQRYASRYVDDVAAVHVAEKRLGSTGLTMATAQYLFKLMAYKDEYEVARLTADNRFAAEVADQFGDDASVAIRLHPPALRAMGMKNKISLGEWVTPGMAGLARMKRLRGTRLDPFGRAEVRRTERALIVEYRALLAALVTALRSGALGADRLDAAVAVAELPDMVRGYEGIKMANVEKYREELRRQRSELGI, from the coding sequence ATGACCCTCACTTCTGACCGTCGCAACGACGACGTCAGCCACTCCGGCTCCACCGAAGCGTCCGACCCGCAGACGTTCTCCCTCGAGAACCGCTACACCCGCGACGACGGCACGATCTACCTCAGCGGCATCCAGGCGCTGGTCCGCATGGTCCGTGACCGCGCCCGACTCGACCGCCGCAGCGGACTCCGCACCGCCTCGTTCATCTCCGGCTACGAGGGTTCACCGCTGGCCGGCTACGACCTCGAGATCGCCCGGCGCACGAAACACCTCGCACCGTTCGACATCACCCATCGGCCCGCGCTCAACGAGGAACTCGCCGCGACCTCGGTGATGGGCTCGCAGGTGGCCGCGCGCGTCGGACACCTCGCGGCCGACGCCGACGGGCAGATGCGCGACGGCGTCGTCGGCTACTGGTACGGCAAGGCCCCGGGTCTGGATCGCGCGTCGGATGCCCTGCGCCACGCCAACCTCATCGGCACCCACCACCGCGGCGGCGCCGTCGCGCTCGTCGGCGACGATCCCGGCGCGAAGAGCTCCACCGTCCCGTGCGCGTCGGAAATGGCACTGGCCGATCTCTACATGCCGATCCTGTATCCGGCCGACTCCCAGGACATCCTCGACATGGGCATCCACGCGGCCATGATGTCGCGCGTGTCGGGCCTGTGGACGTCGATGAAGATCTCTGCGCACGTCGCCGACGGCGCGTCGACCGCGATCGTGTCCCCCGACCGGATCGTCCCGGTCTACGGCGACCTCGGGGACAGCCCGCACATCCCCAGCGGGAAACTGTTGGGCGCCAACCTGATGGAGCTGGAGCAGAACCAGCTCACCATCCGCAAACCACGGGCCGAGGAATATGCACGACTCAACCGGTTGAACCGGATCGTCGCCCGGACCGGCGACGACCGCATCGGCATCGTCGCCGCGGGCAAAACCTACCTCGACGTCCGCGAGGCCCTGCGTCTGATCGGAATCGGCGACGACGAACTGGGTGCGCTCGGCATCCGGATCCTCAAGCTGGGCATGGTCTATCCGTTCGAGCGTCAGATCCTCGACGAGTTCGTGAGCGGACTCGACGAGGTCATCGTCGTCGAGGAGAAGCGCGACTTCATCGAGACCATGATGCGCGACATGCTGTTCCGCCGACCCGATGCACCGGCGATCGTCGGCAAGACGAACGAGGACTCCTCGACGCTGTTCTCCCGGTTCGGTGAACTCGACATCGACGCGGTCACCCGTGGTCTCGCCGGGCGCCTCGCCCGCCACCACGCCGTGCCCGCCGCCACCGACTGGCTGGACCGGATGAGCCGCCGTCGCACCCGCATCGAACTCCCCCTGGCGGTGCGCAGCCCGTACTTCTGCTCCGGCTGTCCGCACAACAGTTCCACCAAGGTCGCCGACGACACCCTCGTCGGCGCCGGGATCGGTTGTCACGCCATGGTGTTGCTGATGGATCCCGCGCAGGTCGGCGACGTGACCGGTGTGACGCAGATGGGCGGCGAGGGCGCGCAGTGGCTCGGGATGGCGCCGTTTCTCACCGAGAAGCACTTCGTGCAGAACGTCGGCGACGGCACCTTCATGCACTCGGCCTCTCTCGCACTGCGGTACGCGGTCGCCTCCGGCGAGAACATCACCTACAAGCTGCTGTTCAACGGCACGGTCGCGATGACGGGCGGCCAGGACGCCGTCGGTGGTCGTGGGTTGGTCGACCTGACATCGTTGTTGTTGGCCGAGGGCGTGTCCCGGGTGGTCGTGACCACCGACGATCCCGTGCGCACCCGGTCGCTGGGCCTGCCCGGCGGGGTGTCGGTGCGCCACCGGGACGACACCCTCGACGTACAGACCGAACTCGCGGCCGTCCCCGGCGTCACCGTCCTGGTCCACGACCAGTTCTGTGCGGCCGAGAAGCGGCGCAAACGCAAGCGCGGCGCGTATCCCGTTCCCACGCAGCGGGTGATGATCAACGAACGCATCTGCGAGGGATGCGGTGACTGCGGCGAGAAGTCCAACTGCCTGTCGGTGCACCCGGTGTCCACCGAGTTCGGCCGCAAGACGCGGATCGACCAGAGTTCGTGCAACCTCGATTTCTCCTGCCTCAAGGGCGATTGTCCGTCGTTCGTGACGGTCACCCCGGGGACCGGCACGAAGGTCCGCCGCGTGGTCGCCGACATCGGCGCCGACTCCATCGCCGAACCGGCGCACCGTCGGGGCACGGCGAACGGGTTCAGCCTGCGCGTCACCGGGATCGGGGGCACCGGCGTCGTGACGGTCTCGCAGGTGATCGCCACCGCGGCGGTCCTCGACGGGAACGACGCGCGCACGGTCGACATGACCGGTCTGGCCCAGAAGGGCGGGGCCGTGGTCAGCGACGTCAAGGTGGCGCCGGCTCGGACGGGCGCCGGTGGGGTCGAGCAGGCGGCGAAGATCGCGGCCGGTCAATGCGACCTCTATCTCTCGTGTGACCCGCTGGTGGGCGCCGATCCGGTGAACCTCAAGGTGGCCGGTCCGGACAAGACCACCGCGGTCGTGTCGACCAGCGCCATCCCCACCGGGGCCATGGTGGTCGACACCTCGGTCGGTTTCCCGTCGCAGGAGCAGATCCACGACGCCGTCGACCATGCGACCCAGCGGACGGTCTACCTGGATCCGGCGGCGTTGTCGACCAACCTGTTCGGCGACGAGCAGTACGCGAACATGCTCATGGTCGGTGCGGCGTATCAGACCGGCGCACTGGCGATCTCGGCCGACGCGCTCGAGCGCGCCATCGACCTCAACGGCGTCGCCGTGGCAGCGAACCTACAGGCGTTCCGCCGTGGTCGTCAGGTGATCGCCGACGCCGGTGCGGTCGAAGACGCGATCGCGGCCGTCCATCCGACGGTCGCGGCCGCCGAGCCGTCGGCGATCGCGAAGTCGATGATCGCACCCCTCGGCACGCTCGACGGCGAGGTGCGGGCGGTGCTGCTGCGTCGCGTCGACGAGCTCATCGCCTATCAGGATCAGCGGTACGCGTCGCGCTACGTCGACGATGTCGCCGCGGTGCACGTGGCCGAGAAGCGGCTCGGCTCGACGGGTCTGACCATGGCGACCGCGCAGTACCTGTTCAAGCTCATGGCCTACAAGGACGAATACGAGGTGGCCCGCCTCACCGCCGACAACCGGTTCGCCGCCGAGGTCGCCGACCAGTTCGGTGACGACGCGTCGGTCGCGATCCGCCTGCACCCGCCGGCGCTGCGGGCGATGGGGATGAAGAACAAGATCTCCCTGGGCGAGTGGGTCACCCCCGGGATGGCGGGGTTGGCGCGAATGAAGCGTCTGCGCGGAACGCGTCTCGACCCGTTCGGCCGGGCGGAGGTCCGTCGGACCGAACGGGCGCTGATCGTCGAGTACCGCGCGCTGCTCGCCGCGTTGGTCACGGCTCTGCGCTCGGGAGCGCTGGGCGCCGATCGGCTCGACGCCGCGGTCGCGGTCGCCGAACTCCCCGACATGGTGCGCGGCTACGAGGGCATCAAGATGGCCAACGTCGAGAAGTACCGGGAGGAGCTGCGACGGCAGCGATCAGAATTGGGGATCTGA
- a CDS encoding carboxylesterase/lipase family protein, giving the protein MKRTLCAFAVLALLATAGCTATRDDSAPVDAPLTVSTTSGVLHGKAGPNTRQFLGIRYAAAPTGDKRWTLPQAVDDPNSDVDASAPGAQCEQTPTPGASAPAPSEDCLFVNVTTPRTAAPEARLPVMVWWHGGGYTTDSGAEYDPQRLADAGNVMVVTVNYRLGIFGYLALPGLDGGGNFGFADQLESLRWVQRNAAAFGGDPDNVTVFGQSAGAMSTCAALTSPAARGLIDKAIVSSGSCALVFPTNALYPGVPAQRPYASVAQATSTGSDAARALRCDGDAAAECLRRLPPSALLTQNENFSNTLAYGTPLLPRDPREAVATGATLRIPMISGGNRDENSAFVAGALAVNPSAFTAQGYDGDLRAAYGERAGDVAQRYPLSRYASAGAALARTFTDAGWACPTVRSARQYAEHTKVYSYEFSDDTGPNVSGGSSPQVPKAAFHANDLPYVFDLQGRDLVPSGPQAELSKQMIGYWSSFAHTGTPSAAGAPVWPATTPDRAPVLGFTSSGMRLVDQAADHQCAFWDTVTLP; this is encoded by the coding sequence ATGAAGAGAACTCTCTGCGCCTTCGCCGTCCTCGCGTTGCTCGCAACCGCGGGCTGTACCGCCACGCGGGACGACTCCGCACCGGTGGACGCGCCGCTGACCGTCTCGACCACCAGCGGCGTGCTGCACGGCAAGGCCGGACCGAACACCCGACAGTTCCTGGGGATCCGTTATGCCGCGGCCCCCACAGGCGACAAACGGTGGACGTTGCCGCAGGCGGTCGACGACCCGAACAGCGACGTCGACGCGTCAGCCCCCGGCGCACAGTGCGAACAGACGCCCACACCCGGCGCGTCGGCCCCCGCACCGAGCGAGGACTGCCTGTTCGTCAACGTGACAACTCCTCGCACAGCAGCCCCGGAGGCGCGGCTTCCGGTGATGGTCTGGTGGCACGGGGGTGGATACACCACCGACTCCGGCGCCGAATACGACCCGCAGCGTCTCGCCGACGCCGGCAACGTGATGGTCGTGACGGTGAACTACCGTCTCGGCATCTTCGGTTACCTCGCCCTGCCGGGTCTCGACGGCGGAGGAAATTTCGGCTTCGCCGATCAACTCGAGTCGTTGCGCTGGGTGCAGCGAAACGCAGCCGCGTTCGGCGGAGATCCCGACAACGTCACGGTGTTCGGCCAGTCCGCGGGGGCGATGTCCACGTGTGCCGCGCTCACCTCGCCCGCCGCACGCGGGTTGATCGACAAGGCGATCGTGTCGTCGGGATCGTGTGCCCTGGTGTTCCCCACCAATGCGCTCTATCCGGGCGTACCCGCGCAGCGCCCCTACGCGTCTGTCGCACAGGCGACGTCGACCGGCTCCGACGCGGCACGCGCACTCCGATGTGACGGCGACGCCGCGGCAGAGTGCCTGCGTCGACTGCCGCCGTCGGCCCTTCTCACGCAGAACGAGAACTTCAGCAACACTCTCGCCTACGGGACTCCCCTGCTCCCACGGGATCCGCGCGAGGCGGTCGCCACCGGTGCGACCCTTCGCATCCCGATGATCTCCGGCGGGAACCGGGATGAGAACTCCGCCTTTGTGGCGGGCGCGTTGGCGGTGAACCCGAGCGCGTTCACCGCGCAGGGGTACGACGGCGACCTCCGGGCCGCCTACGGCGAGCGCGCAGGCGACGTGGCGCAACGGTATCCCCTGTCGCGATACGCGTCGGCCGGTGCTGCGCTGGCCAGAACGTTCACCGATGCCGGATGGGCATGTCCGACGGTGCGATCGGCTCGCCAGTACGCCGAACACACCAAGGTCTACAGCTACGAGTTCTCCGACGACACGGGGCCGAATGTGAGCGGCGGGTCGTCACCTCAGGTCCCGAAGGCGGCGTTTCACGCGAACGACCTCCCCTACGTCTTCGACCTGCAGGGACGGGACCTCGTGCCGAGCGGGCCACAGGCGGAGCTGTCGAAGCAGATGATCGGGTACTGGTCGTCATTCGCCCACACCGGGACACCGTCGGCCGCCGGCGCCCCGGTGTGGCCGGCAACGACACCCGACCGTGCTCCCGTGCTCGGGTTCACGTCGTCGGGGATGCGCCTCGTCGATCAGGCCGCCGACCATCAATGCGCATTCTGGGACACCGTCACACTGCCTTGA
- a CDS encoding ABC transporter permease: protein MKTFTGWWRKKYSSMPPALQMIGLQLWLPVFFMIAFCFCYLGAFHSPQIHDAPVAVVNSPAASTFTDQFSKASPGMFDFRLYQTADEATEAVRDGSAAASLSLPSQAGGKPVVTIASAHQFQAASLMKSAFTQTFAQSGTAVQINDIAPLPKNDSYGMGAMYLMLSWCIGGYMVAMFIGMMGAPLSHKTRVAILAGGALVAAVLTNVLASPVIGVYPAEHLPAMIGLSFLWVLAIGLAVNGLSYFFGRFVTAIALLMFVFLSIPSSGAAYPTWMVPRIFGDLNPLVVGHGITEMIKRVLYGVGEPYWQPFLLMGGYALLGIVTMIVGKRWRESKEFDRILAGKTTMMAAAQGAMMRKGMADRERILTAHGLDSDANPIEEADDADSDRGTDAADGTPSERGDQRQLVGTGASASGNRPDYHYTVEDMETSFSGDPLFNGNGLGGGFAEEEREYEMRESMHLPKHQAPR, encoded by the coding sequence ATGAAGACATTCACAGGATGGTGGCGCAAGAAATACAGCTCGATGCCACCCGCGTTGCAGATGATCGGCCTGCAGCTCTGGCTGCCGGTGTTCTTCATGATCGCCTTCTGCTTCTGCTACCTGGGCGCTTTCCACTCCCCGCAGATCCACGACGCCCCGGTCGCGGTGGTCAACTCCCCGGCGGCCTCGACGTTCACCGATCAGTTCTCGAAGGCGTCACCGGGGATGTTCGACTTCCGGCTCTACCAGACCGCCGACGAGGCCACCGAGGCCGTGCGCGACGGTAGCGCCGCCGCATCGCTCTCCCTCCCCTCTCAGGCGGGCGGCAAGCCGGTGGTCACCATCGCGAGCGCGCACCAGTTCCAGGCGGCGTCGTTGATGAAGAGCGCCTTCACCCAGACCTTTGCGCAGAGCGGTACGGCGGTGCAGATCAACGACATCGCGCCGCTACCGAAGAACGATTCCTACGGGATGGGCGCGATGTACCTCATGCTGTCGTGGTGCATCGGCGGATACATGGTGGCCATGTTCATCGGCATGATGGGCGCTCCGCTCAGCCACAAGACCCGCGTCGCCATCCTGGCAGGCGGCGCTCTCGTCGCCGCGGTGCTCACCAACGTGTTGGCGAGCCCGGTCATCGGCGTCTATCCCGCCGAGCACCTGCCGGCGATGATCGGACTCTCGTTCCTGTGGGTCCTCGCGATCGGACTCGCCGTGAACGGCCTCTCGTACTTCTTCGGACGGTTCGTGACCGCGATCGCCTTGTTGATGTTCGTGTTCCTGTCGATCCCGTCCTCGGGCGCGGCGTACCCGACATGGATGGTCCCGCGCATCTTCGGTGACCTGAATCCCCTTGTGGTCGGCCACGGCATCACCGAGATGATCAAGCGAGTCCTCTACGGCGTCGGCGAACCGTACTGGCAGCCGTTCCTGCTGATGGGTGGGTACGCCCTGCTGGGCATCGTCACGATGATCGTGGGCAAGCGGTGGCGCGAGAGCAAGGAGTTCGACCGCATCCTCGCGGGCAAGACCACGATGATGGCCGCCGCCCAGGGCGCGATGATGCGCAAGGGGATGGCCGATCGCGAGCGCATCCTCACCGCGCATGGTCTCGACTCCGACGCCAATCCCATCGAAGAGGCCGACGACGCCGATTCCGACCGCGGAACCGACGCCGCCGACGGAACGCCCTCGGAGAGAGGCGATCAACGACAGCTGGTCGGAACCGGGGCGTCCGCGTCGGGCAACCGTCCCGACTACCACTACACGGTCGAGGACATGGAGACGTCGTTCTCCGGCGACCCACTGTTCAACGGCAACGGTCTCGGTGGAGGGTTCGCCGAGGAGGAGCGCGAGTACGAGATGCGCGAGTCGATGCATCTGCCGAAGCACCAGGCGCCGCGCTAG
- a CDS encoding TetR/AcrR family transcriptional regulator: MPTSAASDQGDTFIREKRRQQLIDATIAVIAEDGVARATFVAIAARAGVSRGVINYHFADRRALLDAVVAHIYSLGRDMVEQPVEASTTAAEAISAMIVGSIGFYDAHIREMTALSSIFRSGDADASTRDARAEHTTELAKLTAVFLRGQESGEFRAFDTEIMATALRATLDATIGRIAAGSDAGILAREIDDLFGAATRSEQQ, translated from the coding sequence ATGCCGACGTCAGCGGCGTCCGACCAGGGCGACACCTTCATCCGGGAAAAGCGCCGACAACAGCTGATCGACGCGACCATCGCGGTGATCGCCGAGGACGGGGTGGCGCGCGCCACGTTCGTCGCGATCGCGGCGCGCGCCGGGGTGAGTCGCGGCGTCATCAACTACCACTTCGCCGATCGGCGGGCGTTGCTCGACGCCGTGGTCGCGCACATCTACTCGCTGGGCCGAGACATGGTCGAGCAGCCGGTCGAGGCATCGACCACCGCGGCCGAGGCGATCAGCGCGATGATCGTCGGCAGCATCGGTTTCTACGACGCCCACATCCGCGAGATGACGGCGTTGTCGTCGATCTTCCGCTCCGGCGACGCCGACGCCTCGACCCGTGATGCCCGCGCCGAACACACCACCGAACTGGCGAAACTGACCGCGGTCTTCCTGCGCGGCCAGGAATCCGGCGAGTTCCGAGCTTTCGACACCGAAATCATGGCGACCGCGCTGCGCGCCACCCTCGACGCCACCATCGGCCGGATCGCCGCCGGCTCCGACGCCGGCATCCTCGCCCGTGAGATCGACGACTTGTTCGGCGCCGCAACCCGATCGGAGCAACAATGA